ACAAATAACAGATATTACACGTGATATTAGTAGTGAAAAGGGTCATATGGTTGTAAGGACAGCAGGTTATGGAGATGCCTTATTTTTTATGGATGGAAAAGTAATAAAAGGAACATGGAGTAGAACAAGCGTTGCAGATCCTTATCTCTATTTAGATGAGGAGGGGAGACCAATAGGATTTAATGTTGGTTCAACATGGATATCATTTATACCCTCTTTAGATAAAGTATCAAGTACAAGTTTACAATAATTAATGACAATATATTATTTTTAAATATATTTATTATGAAAAATCAAAATAACAAAGAAGAAAATAATTTTATAAAGATTGTTTTAGAAGGAATCAGAATAGAGATACCTTCACGCAAACCTCTTATGTTGCTTAAAGAGGAAAAAGGTAATAGATATCTTCCTATATGGATAGGATTAAGTGAAGCATATGCTATTGCATTAGAACTTGAAGGTTATAAACCTCCAAGACCTATGACTCATGATTTGATGATTTCTTTATTAAGTCTTTTAAATACAACCATTGAAAAAGTTTTAGTAAATAATCTTATTAACAATACATTTTATGCTGAAATAACTTTGATGCGTAAAGATAAGATATTAAAATTAAGTGCACGACCAAGTGATGCAATTGCTATTGCTGTAAGGGTAAAAGTCCCAATTTTTGTATCCAAGAAGGTTTTAAACATAGCATCCATAAATATAGAAACTGTTGACGATGAGATAAAAAGATTTAAGAAATTTCTTGAAACAGTTAGACCAGAAGATTTTAAAGCTTAATGTGCTGTTTTTTAGTTTTACTTGTTTCCCCTCCCTTTATGGGAGGGGGTAGGGGGAGGGTATAAGTTTAAAATAAAATCTTTTCAGAGAAAAATATTAACAGATTCAATATGTTCTACTAAATAATAAAAATTTATAATAAATTAGCGATCATAATTTGAGACCATCTCTCCATTTTATTCTTATATTTTAGTAAATCTTTCTTATTAACTAATTTACCCTCCATCTTAGACTTTTCTCTAACTTCAATACCTGAGCTTTCAATTTCAATCAAATATGCAATTCCAAAATGTACTTTTCCAACATCATCGAAATCATCATTTATACATCCAATAATTTTACTTTTTAATTTCCCTCTATAAATTAGTTCCTCATTAAATTCTCTTTTTAATCCTGAATAAATTAAATCATGTGATTTATCAGTATCTTTTTCATTTATATGGCCACCTATACCTACTGAATATTTGTGAAAAAGTCTATCTTCTGCTCCAATGGGAAATCTTTGAAACATAAAATACTTATTTTTAAATTTTATTATCAAATAAGGAATTATCTGTTTGTAATTTGCATCATTCTCAACTAAAAATCTTTTCATAAATATTGAGTATTTTCTTATTCTTTTTAAATAATAGGTTATCTTCTCTCTTTCAAATCCCTCAAAAAATATACTTTCAAATAATTTTTCTCTTGGTATAACCAAAATTTTTTCAATATTCTCCTTTTTCATTTTATTTTTTCTTTCTTTAATATTAAATCAACTTAATATTTTATTTTATAATGATATCATTGATTTTAAGATATTTTATTTAAAAATTAATTTAAAAAGAAGTTTATTTATTATACTATTATCACTATATTTCAATTTAAATAAATTATTTCAAAAAGGATAGCTTATTGTGAAGAGAAATGAGAAAAATGAAAGTAGGGAAGAAAGGTTGCTTCTACTAATTAAACGCACTTTACCTGGAAAAATAATTGACCTGAATAAAAAGGGATTGAAACACTAGGAATCTTTTTTGTTATTAAACATTTTGTAAATATGAAAATAAAAGAAACATTAATGGAAATAGCTGCGACTATCGGTGGCTTTATTATTTGGATATTAATTATCGCAGCAATTTTTGGAATAATTTATGTAATAAAAATACCCTGGGCTGTTACTTCTCTTTCTGCTTTGGAAGCTTATCCAGAAGCAGAAAGAATCGCCAAAGAGAAATATGCCGATGCTTATTTATGGAACGTAGAAGCTAATACCGGTGAAATAGAATCTCAGGTGATCGGCTATGGTGATACAATCGAAGTTAAAACAAAATGGAATAAAAATCCCAGGCCCTTACATGATGATGGAACGGCTGAGGAATGGTATTTTTCATTCTATTCACCTTCTGAAAAATTGGATATTCTTGTAAATATTATAAAAAGGAAATCGTCCGGAAAAATTGAAGGAAATAGTTCAACAAAAGAAATAAAATTATCTTTTTCACAAAGAGTGGGACTTTCAAAAGAAGAAATCGAGGAGAAAGAGAAAGAGTTACGAGAAGGAAGAGAAAAAGCGATTTTCGATCCCAAAAATTGGAAAGTTGATTCTACTGAGGCAATAGATAAAGCGAGGGATGAGTTTTCTATTGCCAGATTAGCACTGGGAGGACAAAAAGATGAAACTCCTACTTGGATAGCTAGCTTGGCTGAACTCAAAAAAAGTCCAG
The sequence above is drawn from the Actinomycetota bacterium genome and encodes:
- a CDS encoding DUF3048 C-terminal domain-containing protein — translated: QITDITRDISSEKGHMVVRTAGYGDALFFMDGKVIKGTWSRTSVADPYLYLDEEGRPIGFNVGSTWISFIPSLDKVSSTSLQ
- a CDS encoding bifunctional nuclease family protein, producing the protein MKNQNNKEENNFIKIVLEGIRIEIPSRKPLMLLKEEKGNRYLPIWIGLSEAYAIALELEGYKPPRPMTHDLMISLLSLLNTTIEKVLVNNLINNTFYAEITLMRKDKILKLSARPSDAIAIAVRVKVPIFVSKKVLNIASINIETVDDEIKRFKKFLETVRPEDFKA